A section of the Cuniculiplasma divulgatum genome encodes:
- a CDS encoding NOG1 family protein, with product MFTRIPTVLRSQEIIDKSFLRASRITEPYHPKIEDKIRKEIMDRVSTIESTTCSHLTKLVKKFPTIELIHPFYRDMIDLMFDIDHYKVSLSKVQWASERITDLSTDVIRRLRSGKKVEDLNRMMREYYGRFSSIMLSIDKDLSFLGSCRDWIRQIPDINPDLPTFLVAGMPNVGKSSLLSALTGTSPKVAPYPFTTQSIFIGYTTIGGKKVQIIDTPGILDRPMAKRNEMELKSILSLKDIRGTVLFLIDPTGHSSYSLEQQEKLYQEIRKSLLSPIIRVQAKCDLTDVRVEEIAISASTGTGMGRLREEMEKYVK from the coding sequence ATGTTTACAAGAATACCGACGGTCCTGAGAAGCCAGGAAATAATAGATAAGTCTTTCCTGCGGGCCTCCAGAATAACAGAGCCATACCATCCCAAAATAGAGGACAAGATACGTAAGGAGATAATGGACCGTGTGTCCACCATAGAAAGCACCACATGCTCACACCTGACAAAGCTGGTGAAGAAATTCCCAACAATTGAGCTGATTCATCCTTTCTACCGGGACATGATTGACCTGATGTTTGACATAGATCACTACAAGGTGAGCCTCAGCAAGGTACAGTGGGCATCCGAGAGGATCACGGACCTCAGCACAGATGTTATCAGGAGGCTGCGTTCCGGAAAGAAGGTTGAGGATCTTAACCGCATGATGAGGGAATATTACGGAAGGTTCTCATCCATAATGCTGAGCATAGACAAGGACCTGTCTTTCCTGGGAAGCTGCAGGGACTGGATAAGGCAGATTCCTGATATAAACCCCGATCTGCCGACATTCCTGGTTGCGGGGATGCCAAACGTTGGAAAGAGCTCCTTACTTTCCGCGCTGACAGGAACAAGTCCAAAGGTTGCACCGTATCCCTTTACCACACAGAGCATATTCATAGGTTATACCACCATCGGCGGAAAGAAAGTCCAGATCATTGATACACCAGGAATTCTGGACCGCCCTATGGCCAAGAGGAATGAGATGGAACTGAAATCCATCCTCTCCCTGAAGGACATCCGCGGCACGGTGCTTTTCCTCATTGATCCTACCGGACATTCCAGCTATTCCCTTGAACAGCAGGAGAAGCTTTATCAGGAAATCCGTAAATCGCTGCTTTCGCCAATAATACGAGTCCAAGCGAAGTGTGATCTCACTGATGTCAGGGTGGAAGAAATAGCCATATCTGCATCAACCGGAACTGGAATGGGCAGGTTGAGAGAAGAGATGGAAAAATACGTAAAATAG
- a CDS encoding transcription initiation factor IIB has protein sequence MMGSNIDQEVTKKCQECGSEHLIRDYERGELICSDCGMVIEDSFIDQGPEWRAFDSEQDDRRARTGSPMTFLSHDKGLATEISWSNKDYYGKRIPHKNRAQIYRVRKWHQRIRVSNAAERNLSLALQMLNDNGAKLGIPKDIKETAALIYRRAVEKNLIRGRSIESIVCASIYAACRMVNLPRTLDEISKASEVNKKKIGKAYRHLAKELSLNLKPTTPYSYVAQFCSKLDLDKQAIIVSEDIVRRSIELGISSGKGPTGVAAASIYIASVMVGKPRTQKEIARVSGVTEVTIRNRYKEISKSLGIPGME, from the coding sequence ATGATGGGTTCAAACATAGATCAGGAAGTAACCAAGAAATGCCAGGAATGCGGTTCCGAGCATCTTATTAGGGACTACGAGCGGGGAGAGCTTATTTGCAGCGATTGTGGAATGGTCATTGAGGACTCTTTTATTGATCAGGGGCCTGAATGGCGCGCATTTGATTCCGAACAGGATGACAGAAGGGCAAGAACTGGATCGCCCATGACTTTTTTGAGCCACGACAAAGGGTTGGCAACTGAGATATCATGGTCCAATAAGGACTATTATGGTAAGCGGATTCCGCACAAAAATCGCGCACAGATATATCGGGTCAGAAAGTGGCACCAGAGGATAAGAGTAAGCAACGCTGCCGAAAGGAACCTGTCACTGGCACTTCAGATGCTCAATGACAACGGTGCAAAGCTGGGAATTCCAAAGGATATCAAGGAAACTGCTGCGCTCATATACAGAAGGGCTGTGGAGAAGAACCTTATCAGGGGAAGAAGCATAGAGAGCATAGTCTGCGCATCCATTTATGCAGCATGCAGAATGGTCAATCTTCCCAGGACACTGGATGAAATTTCCAAGGCATCTGAGGTGAACAAGAAGAAGATAGGAAAGGCTTACCGGCATCTGGCCAAGGAGCTTAGCCTGAATCTTAAGCCCACAACGCCTTACTCATACGTTGCCCAGTTCTGCAGCAAACTTGATCTGGACAAGCAGGCAATCATCGTGAGCGAGGACATAGTAAGGAGATCGATTGAACTTGGAATTTCCTCCGGGAAAGGACCAACCGGTGTGGCAGCAGCCTCCATATACATCGCATCTGTCATGGTAGGCAAACCAAGAACCCAGAAAGAAATTGCACGTGTTTCCGGTGTTACTGAGGTAACAATCAGAAACAGGTACAAGGAGATCAGTAAATCCCTGGGAATACCTGGAATGGAATAA
- a CDS encoding transcription initiation factor IIB: MENAPEKKKRIEEIEKCPECGSTQLVRDYERGELICNNCGLVIDESFIDQGPEWRAFDSEQNDSRARTGSPMTFTIHDKGLSTDISWKNKDSYGKSIPTRNRAQLYRLRKWQKRIKVSNAAERNLSQALQELERMASNLSIPNDVRETAAVIYRKAVKQNMIRGRSIEGVVAGSIYAACRITNVPRTLDEIASVTRVKKKEIGRTYRIMSRYLKLNIMPSKPDDYVNRFCSKLKLSMEARKKATEILKMAEDNDLTSGKGPTGVAAAAIYIASLLTQERRTQRAVAEVAGVTEVTIRNRYKELTEKLALDVEQ; encoded by the coding sequence ATGGAAAATGCACCTGAAAAAAAGAAAAGAATAGAGGAGATAGAAAAGTGCCCTGAATGCGGGTCAACCCAGTTAGTAAGAGATTATGAAAGGGGTGAACTCATTTGCAATAACTGTGGCCTTGTCATAGATGAAAGCTTCATAGACCAGGGACCCGAGTGGAGGGCGTTCGATTCCGAGCAGAACGATTCCAGAGCGAGAACCGGGTCTCCCATGACCTTCACAATTCACGACAAGGGTCTCTCCACAGATATTTCATGGAAGAACAAGGATTCCTATGGAAAGTCCATACCAACAAGAAACAGAGCCCAGCTGTACAGGCTGAGAAAGTGGCAGAAGAGAATCAAGGTTTCAAACGCCGCAGAGAGAAATCTTTCACAGGCACTGCAGGAACTGGAGAGAATGGCATCAAACCTGAGCATACCAAATGATGTCAGAGAAACAGCAGCTGTAATCTACAGGAAAGCTGTCAAGCAGAACATGATAAGGGGCCGGAGCATTGAAGGTGTTGTGGCAGGTTCTATCTACGCTGCTTGCAGGATCACAAATGTGCCCAGGACTCTTGATGAAATCGCCTCTGTTACCAGAGTGAAGAAGAAAGAGATAGGGAGAACGTACCGTATCATGAGCAGGTACCTGAAACTGAACATAATGCCATCAAAGCCAGATGATTATGTGAACAGGTTCTGCAGCAAGCTCAAGCTTTCAATGGAAGCCAGGAAGAAAGCCACGGAAATACTAAAAATGGCCGAGGATAACGACCTGACATCCGGAAAGGGTCCAACAGGAGTTGCGGCTGCAGCAATCTACATTGCATCTCTTCTTACACAGGAAAGACGCACCCAGAGAGCTGTTGCAGAGGTCGCGGGAGTCACTGAAGTTACCATAAGGAACAGGTACAAAGAGCTGACAGAAAAGCTTGCTCTTGATGTTGAGCAGTAA
- a CDS encoding DUF1059 domain-containing protein → MTRYIFRCADAGYQCSYEVEGNSHEEIIPKIRIHARYAHNLFEINDDQMKKFQDAITEKKS, encoded by the coding sequence ATGACACGATATATATTCAGATGCGCCGATGCGGGTTATCAGTGCAGTTATGAAGTGGAGGGCAATTCCCATGAAGAAATCATTCCTAAGATCAGAATCCATGCCAGATACGCGCACAACCTCTTTGAAATAAATGATGACCAGATGAAGAAGTTCCAGGATGCTATTACGGAGAAAAAATCCTGA
- a CDS encoding glutamate--tRNA ligase: MILLNLEEEIRKQAIRNAFQHDGKANAGSVISKILGEFPEYRKNAGELARLVNAELEKINGMSPDEITAIVHREFPEFEVREKKVQVHSLPELRNVNGPVVMRMAPSPSGPLHIGHSRMAILNDEYVKRYGGKLILRIEDTNPANIDPIAYEQIPRDLEWLGVTVHQIAIQSDRMELYYEQARSLIAAGHAYVCSCVPEDFKRKLSASIACPHRETTPDENLEGFQKMVDGTFSQGEAVLIIKTDLSHPNPSVRDWIAFRISDAVHPRHGREYHAYPMMNFSVAVDDHLLGLTHVIRGKDHINNTEKQKYIFSYNNWKLPEYYHYGLVDFPGVILKTSIIKKGLAEGKYSGWDDIRLGTLLAFRKRGFSPETFRKYWVQSGMREIDSEFSVGIFDSINKDIIDSKTPRFFYVPNPVRIKIDGGKQLSSKAPYHPSYPDMGYRVYSLGDDPSLFVPAADWNSLPDGAELRLKDLCNVKKSGSLAEFAGTAMKDRKARIIQWVPDNARVFTVNKPDGTQDKGLIEPLAEKYKGVAQLERYGYVNIASEQTGFFTHP, encoded by the coding sequence GTGATTCTCCTGAATCTGGAAGAGGAAATCAGAAAACAGGCAATAAGGAATGCCTTTCAGCATGACGGGAAGGCAAACGCCGGTTCAGTAATAAGCAAGATCCTGGGTGAATTCCCGGAATACAGGAAAAACGCTGGAGAACTGGCAAGGCTGGTCAATGCAGAGCTGGAGAAAATCAACGGCATGTCTCCAGATGAGATAACTGCAATAGTGCACAGGGAATTCCCGGAGTTTGAGGTAAGGGAAAAGAAGGTACAGGTTCACAGCCTCCCGGAACTGAGGAATGTGAATGGGCCTGTTGTCATGAGAATGGCTCCCTCCCCGTCAGGACCACTGCATATCGGCCACTCAAGGATGGCAATTCTCAATGACGAGTACGTCAAGAGATATGGTGGTAAACTCATACTGAGAATTGAGGATACAAACCCTGCCAACATAGACCCCATAGCATATGAACAGATTCCCAGGGACCTTGAATGGCTGGGAGTCACAGTTCACCAGATCGCAATCCAGTCAGACAGGATGGAATTGTATTACGAACAGGCAAGATCACTTATTGCTGCGGGCCATGCCTATGTTTGCTCATGCGTACCGGAGGATTTCAAGCGCAAGCTTTCTGCTTCCATTGCATGCCCCCACAGGGAAACAACTCCGGATGAGAACCTGGAAGGATTCCAGAAGATGGTTGACGGAACGTTCTCTCAGGGAGAAGCGGTCCTTATTATAAAGACGGATCTGAGTCACCCCAATCCATCCGTCAGGGACTGGATTGCCTTCAGGATCAGCGATGCTGTTCATCCCAGGCACGGAAGGGAATACCACGCCTACCCCATGATGAACTTCAGCGTGGCAGTGGATGATCATCTGCTTGGGTTGACCCACGTTATCCGAGGCAAGGATCATATCAATAATACAGAGAAACAGAAATACATATTCAGCTATAACAACTGGAAACTCCCTGAATACTACCATTACGGCCTTGTGGACTTTCCAGGGGTGATTCTCAAGACCTCCATTATAAAAAAGGGACTTGCAGAGGGCAAATATTCGGGTTGGGATGACATAAGGCTGGGAACCCTGCTGGCCTTCAGGAAGAGGGGTTTTTCGCCTGAAACGTTCAGGAAATACTGGGTCCAGTCCGGAATGAGGGAGATTGATTCAGAATTTTCCGTGGGAATATTCGATTCCATAAACAAGGATATAATTGATTCGAAGACGCCGCGCTTTTTCTATGTCCCGAACCCCGTCCGGATTAAAATTGATGGTGGCAAGCAGCTTTCCAGCAAGGCACCGTACCATCCATCTTACCCGGATATGGGATACCGCGTATACTCCCTGGGGGATGATCCATCACTATTCGTGCCTGCCGCTGATTGGAATTCGCTGCCGGATGGTGCGGAACTGCGCCTGAAAGACCTGTGCAACGTGAAGAAGTCCGGGTCTCTCGCAGAATTTGCAGGAACTGCCATGAAAGACAGAAAGGCAAGGATAATCCAGTGGGTTCCAGATAATGCCAGAGTCTTCACCGTAAATAAGCCTGATGGGACTCAGGACAAGGGACTCATAGAACCACTTGCCGAAAAATACAAGGGAGTGGCTCAGCTGGAAAGGTATGGATACGTGAATATCGCATCCGAGCAAACGGGATTCTTCACCCATCCGTAA
- a CDS encoding PRC-barrel domain-containing protein: MLTEVTELRDMPVYTDRGVLVGTVTDIILDIETQEIYGLYIDHPNSELVEMSSAISIPFRWIKAIGQIVLLRKFPAFLKIPQE, from the coding sequence ATGCTAACAGAGGTTACAGAACTTCGTGACATGCCAGTCTATACCGATAGAGGTGTTCTGGTCGGTACGGTCACGGATATAATTTTGGACATTGAAACCCAGGAAATCTACGGTCTGTACATTGATCATCCAAATTCTGAACTTGTGGAAATGAGTTCCGCCATAAGCATACCATTCAGGTGGATCAAGGCCATAGGCCAGATCGTCCTGCTCAGAAAATTCCCTGCATTCCTGAAAATACCTCAGGAATGA
- a CDS encoding GMP synthase subunit A, with product MKIFVVDNGGQWTHREYRVLRDLGVESRIVPNTVDSHELDGIDGLVLSGGAPSIVSELDKLGNVGKFIDDHSYPILGICVGAQFIALHFGGEVGPGVHPEFGRTEVVFSKVDRIFTGIPERITAWENHNDEVKSLTGDFEVLASSKTCSIQAFEHRNRPIYGVQFHPEVDNTQFGKELMKNFAESCKK from the coding sequence ATGAAGATATTCGTTGTGGACAACGGTGGGCAGTGGACCCACCGCGAATACCGCGTTCTCAGAGATCTGGGTGTTGAGAGCAGGATCGTTCCAAACACTGTGGATTCACACGAACTTGATGGAATTGATGGGCTGGTGCTTTCCGGCGGGGCCCCCAGCATAGTCTCTGAGCTGGACAAGCTTGGAAACGTGGGAAAATTTATCGATGATCATTCTTACCCGATCCTTGGCATCTGTGTTGGAGCCCAGTTTATTGCCCTGCATTTCGGAGGTGAGGTTGGGCCGGGGGTGCATCCTGAATTCGGAAGGACTGAGGTTGTATTCAGCAAGGTTGACCGAATTTTTACTGGAATCCCGGAACGGATAACTGCCTGGGAAAATCATAACGATGAGGTCAAGAGCCTGACCGGGGATTTCGAGGTCCTGGCATCGTCAAAGACCTGCAGCATTCAGGCATTCGAGCACAGGAACAGGCCCATATATGGTGTTCAATTCCATCCTGAAGTTGACAACACACAGTTTGGAAAGGAACTCATGAAAAATTTTGCTGAGTCCTGCAAAAAGTGA
- the gyrB gene encoding DNA topoisomerase (ATP-hydrolyzing) subunit B: protein MENYDSSQIQILEGLKAVRKVPGMYIGSTDERGLHHLVYEVVDNGVDEAIAGFAKSIYVTINTDNSIMVEDDGRGIPVDIHPKYGRPGLEIVLTELHSGAKFDKKVYKITGGLHGVGVHVVNALSSKLVAVVKRDGKIYWETFIRGVPEGKLKSVELSEFLSSPPEELNGVSLHLNREHGTIIFFYPDPEIFETTEFSYSTILERVRDLTFLNPAITITLDDLRTGSKDVLHFDGGLSEFVRYLGEGYNAVHRDPIYNRTEGENFVVEFAFQYTTGVSETLESFVNNINTVEGGTHVAGFRAGLSRVIQDYARNKNMIKGVESITGDDVREGIVAVLHLKIPEPQFEGQTKSKLGNSEARGIVQSATEGYLKEYFESYPNIADVIIKRTLAAAAAREASRKARELVRRKSALEGGGLPGKLADCSSSDPEKTELYIVEGDSAGGSAKQARNREFQAILPLRGKILNVEKSNDVKTLGNQVIRDLITALGTNIKDDLDINKLRYGKIIIMTDADVDGAHIRTLLLTFFYRYARELVTNGKIFFAQPPLYRVQKGDKVAYVYSENDKDRVSEKMGQNAVTQRFKGLGEMNPAQLWETTMKPETRKLVEVTIEDAAAADRLFSILMGDKVEPRRKFIEENARYVTNIDL, encoded by the coding sequence ATGGAAAATTATGATTCTTCTCAGATACAGATTCTGGAGGGACTTAAGGCAGTAAGAAAGGTCCCAGGAATGTACATCGGGTCAACCGATGAAAGAGGGCTACACCATCTGGTTTACGAAGTTGTGGATAATGGAGTGGATGAAGCAATAGCCGGATTTGCAAAGTCCATATATGTCACCATAAACACTGACAACTCAATAATGGTGGAGGATGATGGCCGTGGTATACCTGTTGACATTCATCCCAAATACGGAAGGCCTGGCCTCGAAATAGTCCTCACCGAGCTCCATAGCGGAGCCAAGTTTGATAAGAAAGTGTACAAGATAACTGGTGGACTGCATGGCGTGGGAGTACATGTGGTCAATGCCCTCTCTTCGAAGCTTGTGGCTGTTGTGAAGAGGGACGGCAAGATATACTGGGAAACTTTCATCCGTGGTGTCCCTGAGGGCAAACTCAAGTCTGTTGAACTATCAGAATTTCTCAGCAGTCCGCCGGAGGAACTTAATGGCGTAAGCCTGCACCTTAACAGGGAACACGGCACAATAATATTCTTCTATCCTGATCCGGAGATTTTCGAGACAACTGAATTCTCATACAGCACCATACTTGAGCGGGTAAGGGACCTGACATTCCTGAATCCAGCCATCACCATTACCCTTGACGACCTCAGGACGGGCAGCAAGGACGTACTGCACTTCGATGGGGGGCTTTCGGAATTCGTGAGATACCTTGGTGAGGGATACAATGCAGTGCACAGAGATCCCATATACAACAGGACGGAAGGAGAGAATTTCGTTGTGGAGTTTGCATTCCAGTATACAACCGGAGTATCAGAAACGCTGGAAAGCTTCGTCAACAACATAAACACCGTGGAAGGCGGAACCCATGTTGCAGGGTTCAGGGCCGGGCTGTCCCGTGTGATACAGGATTATGCCAGGAACAAAAACATGATAAAGGGCGTGGAATCAATTACGGGCGACGACGTCAGGGAAGGCATTGTTGCAGTGCTGCATCTCAAGATTCCTGAACCGCAGTTTGAGGGTCAGACAAAATCAAAGCTGGGAAACAGTGAGGCTCGAGGCATAGTGCAGTCTGCAACCGAAGGCTATCTCAAGGAATACTTTGAATCCTACCCCAACATAGCAGACGTGATAATCAAGAGAACACTTGCAGCAGCCGCTGCTAGGGAAGCATCAAGGAAAGCCCGGGAGCTGGTGCGCAGGAAATCAGCCCTTGAGGGAGGCGGCCTGCCAGGGAAGCTTGCTGACTGTTCCTCCTCTGATCCGGAAAAGACGGAACTGTACATAGTAGAGGGCGATTCCGCAGGTGGATCAGCAAAACAGGCCAGGAACAGGGAATTCCAGGCGATCCTGCCGCTTCGTGGAAAGATACTTAACGTTGAGAAATCCAACGATGTCAAGACCCTGGGCAATCAGGTCATCAGGGATCTCATAACCGCACTGGGAACCAATATAAAGGACGATCTTGACATAAACAAGCTCAGGTACGGGAAGATAATCATAATGACCGATGCCGATGTTGACGGTGCCCACATACGCACACTGCTTCTCACATTCTTCTACAGGTATGCCAGGGAGCTTGTCACAAACGGTAAGATTTTCTTTGCCCAGCCACCGCTTTACAGGGTACAGAAGGGAGACAAGGTTGCATACGTGTACTCGGAGAATGACAAGGACAGAGTTTCTGAGAAAATGGGGCAGAACGCTGTCACACAGAGGTTCAAGGGACTGGGGGAAATGAATCCGGCGCAACTCTGGGAAACAACAATGAAGCCCGAGACAAGGAAGCTGGTGGAGGTCACCATAGAGGATGCAGCTGCAGCCGACAGGCTTTTCTCCATCCTCATGGGCGACAAGGTGGAACCAAGGAGAAAGTTCATTGAAGAGAATGCCAGATACGTTACAAATATAGATCTGTGA
- the gyrA gene encoding DNA gyrase subunit A: MEKRPIENEIKTSYLEYAMSVIVSRAIPEVRDGLKPVQRRILYSMSELNVNHDKPYKKCARIVGETMGKYHPHGDMAIYEALARMAQDFSMRYLLVDGQGNFGSIDGDAPAAMRYTEARLTELSEEMVRDIEKNTVPFRLNFDGSLEEPEYFPTKVPNLLINGSSGIAVGMATNMVPHNLTEVCNAITYALDHRDYEVKELLKYIKGPDFPGGGISFYSQELMDAYLTGRGKVVSQGEVDLSEPKHIVIKSLPYGVNKAIFIQNVAEQVKNEILKGITDIRDESDRTGMRVVIKVRDDDMRNLILNQLYEHTELESSIGIINLVLVNNQPRTLNLKGLVDNYIMHRLEVIVKRSSFDLNKMREREHILLALTKALENIDDVISIIRGARDVPTARADLMSKLEIDDVQANSILELRLQRLTALEISKVEEELKDVREKILSLEKILASEDLRRSIIKDELKELSKKYGDKRRTKISFREIKARTIADLVPEEDDVVILSEGSLLKRVSLEEYRAQRRGGKGIITSTRKEDSVKTILSCSSHDSIFMFTNTGRVLRTLAYEIEKKSRKSVGVTAASYVPLQEGEVVEQIMKAPESRESHLVILTRNGFIKRTPAEAILDMRSSGIRIIALEDDDEVVSVEAISREGNIVAISNSGKASVFTTSEVRPTGRTSRGVRAMRLKKGEYIITGFIAQDDEEVLTVSENGIGKRTPITEFSVHHRGSSGILVFKKSERTGNLVKAIPVKPDDEIMIITRNEKTIRLKVSGIKSQARVTSGVKLIDTSDNDAVIEVSRIEPGEEAEEDAEK, encoded by the coding sequence TTGGAAAAAAGACCAATTGAGAATGAGATTAAAACATCATACCTTGAATACGCCATGAGCGTCATAGTCAGCAGGGCAATTCCTGAGGTGAGGGATGGCCTTAAACCCGTTCAGAGGAGGATTCTTTACTCAATGAGCGAACTGAACGTTAACCATGACAAACCATACAAGAAGTGCGCCAGAATAGTTGGCGAGACCATGGGTAAGTACCACCCGCATGGAGATATGGCCATATATGAGGCCCTGGCCAGAATGGCCCAGGATTTCTCAATGCGGTACCTTCTTGTTGATGGGCAGGGAAATTTCGGTTCCATAGATGGTGATGCCCCTGCTGCAATGAGGTACACAGAGGCAAGGCTTACAGAGCTATCGGAGGAGATGGTCCGGGATATTGAGAAGAACACGGTTCCATTCAGGCTGAACTTCGACGGGTCCCTGGAAGAGCCGGAATATTTTCCCACAAAGGTTCCGAACCTTCTCATCAACGGATCGTCGGGCATAGCCGTGGGGATGGCGACCAACATGGTGCCGCACAACCTCACCGAAGTATGCAATGCAATCACATATGCTCTTGACCACCGGGACTATGAGGTAAAGGAGCTTTTGAAATACATAAAGGGGCCTGATTTCCCGGGTGGGGGGATATCATTCTATTCCCAGGAACTCATGGATGCCTACCTGACCGGACGTGGAAAGGTGGTCAGCCAGGGTGAGGTGGACCTGTCTGAGCCCAAGCACATTGTCATCAAGAGCCTTCCGTACGGGGTCAACAAGGCAATCTTCATACAGAATGTTGCAGAACAGGTGAAGAATGAGATTCTGAAGGGGATTACGGATATAAGGGACGAAAGTGACAGAACTGGCATGCGTGTGGTCATAAAGGTCAGGGACGACGATATGAGAAACCTGATTCTTAACCAGCTTTATGAGCACACTGAACTTGAATCTTCCATAGGGATCATCAACCTGGTCCTTGTGAACAACCAGCCAAGAACACTTAATCTCAAGGGACTGGTGGACAATTACATAATGCACAGGCTTGAGGTCATTGTCAAGAGGTCCAGCTTTGACCTGAACAAGATGAGGGAGAGGGAGCATATCCTGCTGGCGCTCACAAAGGCCCTTGAAAATATAGATGACGTCATATCAATCATACGTGGTGCCAGGGATGTTCCTACGGCAAGGGCTGACCTGATGTCGAAACTTGAAATCGACGACGTGCAGGCCAACTCTATCCTTGAACTCAGGCTGCAGAGGCTTACGGCGCTGGAAATCAGCAAGGTTGAGGAGGAACTGAAGGATGTCAGGGAAAAAATCCTGTCCCTGGAGAAAATTCTGGCAAGCGAAGACCTGAGGCGCAGCATAATAAAGGATGAACTCAAGGAGCTTTCCAAGAAATACGGGGACAAGAGAAGGACCAAGATATCATTCAGGGAGATAAAGGCCAGGACCATAGCCGATCTGGTCCCGGAGGAGGACGATGTTGTCATACTCAGTGAGGGCAGCCTCCTGAAGAGGGTGTCGCTTGAGGAGTACAGGGCACAGAGAAGAGGTGGAAAGGGAATAATAACCTCAACAAGGAAGGAGGATTCCGTAAAGACCATCCTCTCCTGCAGCTCACACGACAGCATATTCATGTTCACCAACACCGGAAGGGTTCTGAGGACTCTGGCATATGAAATTGAGAAGAAATCCAGGAAATCTGTGGGAGTTACAGCCGCTTCATATGTTCCTCTTCAGGAAGGAGAAGTGGTGGAGCAGATCATGAAGGCACCGGAATCAAGGGAATCCCATCTTGTGATCCTGACCAGGAACGGTTTCATAAAGAGGACTCCTGCAGAAGCCATACTTGACATGCGTTCCTCCGGCATCAGGATCATAGCGCTGGAGGACGATGACGAGGTTGTTTCCGTTGAGGCAATTTCCAGGGAAGGCAACATAGTGGCAATATCAAATTCCGGTAAGGCATCGGTGTTCACAACATCAGAGGTCAGGCCCACCGGCCGCACATCCAGGGGAGTCAGGGCCATGAGGCTGAAGAAAGGCGAATACATCATTACGGGATTCATTGCACAGGACGACGAGGAAGTTCTAACTGTTTCAGAGAATGGCATAGGGAAGCGCACTCCAATAACCGAGTTTTCTGTTCATCACAGGGGATCTTCAGGAATTCTTGTGTTCAAGAAATCAGAAAGGACTGGAAACCTGGTAAAGGCAATTCCTGTTAAGCCGGACGACGAGATAATGATAATCACAAGGAATGAGAAAACAATCCGGCTGAAGGTGAGCGGAATAAAAAGCCAGGCAAGGGTAACTTCCGGAGTGAAGCTCATAGACACGTCTGACAATGATGCGGTCATTGAGGTATCAAGGATAGAACCGGGCGAGGAAGCTGAGGAAGATGCAGAGAAATAG